In a genomic window of Streptomyces pristinaespiralis:
- a CDS encoding acyl carrier protein, translated as MTTLVSADSIRDELRTHLAAILYCEIEEIDDDATFAELGLDSVLGVELVSLLNTKYGLEEMLDTVYAHPTVNQLSTYVSSQVAALGATAK; from the coding sequence ATGACCACCCTGGTGAGTGCCGACTCGATCCGCGACGAACTGCGGACACACCTGGCCGCGATCCTCTACTGCGAGATCGAGGAGATCGACGACGACGCCACCTTCGCCGAGCTGGGACTCGACTCCGTCCTGGGCGTGGAGCTGGTGTCCCTCCTCAACACCAAGTACGGCCTCGAGGAGATGCTCGACACGGTCTACGCCCACCCCACGGTCAACCAGCTCAGCACCTATGTGAGCAGCCAGGTCGCGGCCCTGGGGGCGACCGCAAAGTGA
- a CDS encoding NDP-hexose 2,3-dehydratase family protein produces the protein MFSDTTEFHRWFEQRCAANAYKVAQVPLDRLDGWSMEADSGNLVHRSGRFFSVQGLEVTDSGRAVEAWQQPIIVQPEHGILGILVKEFDGVPHCLLQAKMEPGNVNLVQLSPTVQATKSNYMRVHGGRPVPYLEHFVAPRGGEVLFDALQSEQASWFLAKRNRNMIVRTDADIPVLDDFCWLSFDQIAELLQSDDLVNMDTRTVLSGAVALRRPAVGRGAHPDDDTFDGALVRSWQQDGRSLHNTVELLSWFTEAKGRCTLSRRLVPLAGLADWSRRDGIVAHAEDRHFTVLGVGVEASNREVTGWSQPMFAPRSQGVIAFLAKRVEGVLHLLVQARIETGALDRIEMAPTVQCQPADYLTDRAGGPDPAGRPPYLDTVLTAGREQIRFDAVQSEEGGRFYHARSRYLLVEVADDFPLEAPAGFAWMTVRQLIGFVRYGSHLNVEARSLLTLLGFLPAAVREPQAVA, from the coding sequence ATGTTCTCCGACACAACAGAATTCCACCGCTGGTTCGAGCAGCGGTGCGCCGCGAACGCCTACAAGGTCGCCCAGGTCCCCCTCGACCGCCTCGACGGCTGGTCGATGGAGGCGGACTCCGGGAACCTGGTGCACCGCAGCGGACGGTTCTTCTCCGTCCAGGGCCTCGAGGTCACCGACTCGGGACGGGCCGTGGAAGCCTGGCAGCAGCCGATCATCGTTCAGCCGGAACACGGAATTCTCGGAATCCTGGTGAAGGAGTTCGACGGAGTTCCGCACTGCCTTCTCCAGGCGAAGATGGAACCGGGAAATGTGAATCTCGTCCAGTTGTCGCCGACCGTGCAGGCCACGAAGAGCAACTACATGCGTGTGCACGGCGGGCGGCCCGTTCCCTATCTCGAGCACTTCGTCGCCCCGCGCGGCGGCGAGGTCCTCTTCGACGCCCTCCAGTCGGAGCAGGCGTCCTGGTTCCTCGCCAAACGCAACCGCAACATGATCGTGCGCACCGACGCCGACATCCCCGTCCTGGACGACTTCTGCTGGCTCAGCTTCGACCAGATCGCCGAACTCCTGCAGAGCGACGACCTGGTGAACATGGACACCCGCACCGTCCTGTCCGGCGCCGTCGCCCTGCGCCGCCCCGCCGTGGGCCGCGGCGCCCACCCCGACGACGACACCTTCGACGGCGCCCTCGTACGGTCCTGGCAGCAGGACGGCCGCTCCCTGCACAACACCGTCGAACTGCTGAGCTGGTTCACCGAGGCCAAGGGCCGCTGCACGCTGAGCCGCCGCCTCGTGCCCCTGGCCGGCCTCGCGGACTGGTCGCGGCGCGACGGCATCGTCGCCCACGCCGAGGACCGCCACTTCACCGTCCTCGGCGTGGGGGTCGAGGCCTCCAACCGCGAGGTGACCGGCTGGTCGCAGCCCATGTTCGCGCCCCGCAGCCAGGGAGTCATCGCCTTCCTCGCCAAACGCGTCGAAGGGGTGCTGCACCTGCTGGTGCAGGCCCGGATCGAGACCGGGGCGCTGGACCGCATCGAGATGGCGCCCACCGTCCAGTGCCAGCCCGCCGACTACCTCACCGACCGCGCCGGCGGCCCCGACCCGGCCGGCCGGCCCCCGTACCTGGACACCGTGCTCACCGCCGGGCGGGAGCAGATCCGGTTCGACGCCGTGCAGTCCGAGGAGGGCGGCCGCTTCTACCACGCCCGGAGCCGCTACCTGCTGGTCGAGGTCGCCGACGACTTCCCCCTGGAAGCACCCGCCGGATTCGCCTGGATGACGGTCCGCCAGCTCATCGGGTTCGTGCGGTACGGCAGCCACCTCAACGTCGAGGCACGCAGCCTGCTGACCCTGCTCGGCTTCCTGCCCGCGGCGGTCCGCGAACCGCAGGCCGTCGCGTGA
- a CDS encoding serine hydrolase domain-containing protein — translation MTTEVEETVTVRGECAPGFEEVARAFAGNFRDGTQTGAGVSVYLRGREVVNLWGGFADEAAGRPWERDTLAVLASPTKSVAAGALFVLIERGVLELDAPIARYWPEFAAAGKESVTLRMLLAQRTGVVALDSDPITYEKLRTGRPVVEALAAARPEWAPGTAHGYHAMTFGHMVSEVVRRVTGSTVGRFFAEEIAGPLGLECFIGLPEDRLPRLATMVPSKAEVLMDGGAAGQVTELLAALGDPSSLTFRATIGSMSFDADTGDDAKRVRLENASYDGVADAGSLARYFAALIGEVDGVRLAGPALVDEIRREHSSGRCRTMLMDTNWGLGMMLPDGPLYPASAGPLGSFGLAGATGSFACAVPGRQLAFAYVPGGGSHVVDRLDPRARRVAEAVHRSAAAC, via the coding sequence GTGACAACCGAAGTCGAGGAGACCGTGACGGTGCGTGGGGAATGCGCGCCCGGTTTCGAGGAAGTGGCGCGTGCTTTCGCGGGGAACTTCCGCGACGGCACGCAGACCGGGGCGGGGGTGAGCGTGTATCTGCGCGGCCGTGAAGTGGTGAACCTGTGGGGCGGGTTCGCCGACGAGGCCGCCGGCCGGCCCTGGGAGCGGGACACCCTGGCCGTGCTCGCCTCCCCCACCAAGTCCGTGGCGGCCGGTGCGCTGTTCGTGCTGATCGAGCGCGGCGTCCTGGAACTGGACGCCCCGATCGCCCGCTACTGGCCCGAGTTCGCGGCGGCCGGCAAGGAGTCGGTCACCCTGCGGATGCTGCTGGCGCAGCGCACCGGTGTGGTGGCGCTGGACTCGGACCCGATCACCTACGAGAAGCTGCGCACCGGCCGGCCGGTCGTCGAGGCGCTCGCCGCGGCCCGCCCCGAGTGGGCGCCGGGCACCGCGCACGGCTATCACGCCATGACCTTCGGCCACATGGTCAGTGAGGTGGTGCGGCGGGTCACCGGCTCGACGGTGGGCCGGTTCTTCGCGGAGGAGATCGCCGGGCCGCTGGGCCTCGAGTGCTTCATCGGCCTGCCCGAGGACCGGCTGCCGCGGCTGGCGACGATGGTGCCGTCCAAGGCCGAGGTCCTGATGGACGGCGGTGCGGCCGGCCAGGTGACGGAGCTGCTCGCGGCGCTCGGCGACCCGTCGTCGCTGACCTTCCGGGCGACGATCGGCAGCATGTCCTTCGACGCCGACACCGGTGACGACGCCAAGCGGGTGCGGCTGGAGAACGCCTCCTACGACGGGGTGGCCGACGCCGGGTCGCTGGCCCGCTACTTCGCCGCGCTGATCGGCGAGGTGGACGGGGTGCGTCTGGCGGGGCCGGCGCTGGTCGACGAGATCCGCCGGGAGCACTCCTCGGGCCGGTGCCGCACCATGCTGATGGACACCAACTGGGGCCTGGGCATGATGCTGCCGGACGGGCCGCTCTACCCGGCGTCCGCCGGGCCGCTGGGCTCCTTCGGTCTGGCCGGCGCGACCGGCTCGTTCGCGTGCGCCGTCCCCGGCCGGCAGCTCGCCTTCGCCTATGTTCCGGGCGGCGGTTCGCACGTCGTCGACCGGCTCGATCCGCGGGCCCGGCGCGTCGCGGAGGCCGTGCACCGCAGCGCCGCCGCCTGCTGA
- a CDS encoding aromatase/cyclase: MRMTAAGRSAEYVATTPAPARRAYRLIAGIDRWPLLFAPCLHVEQLGPGPDGGDRFRMWVASGDDVRAWTSTRHADEQALRVTFRQERPSAPLSAAEGTWRFEPDTAGTRITLTNAYTLTTADEATATFLAGALERHNADEVAAVRYWAERPEDLDDLMFSLTQEILLDLPADTVHDLLCRGAGPRVRLPGRRLVLSGPAAPAPLRAHTATWSVTDDGARSRVLVRHDAALDPDAAALGGGPARARATAEEQLRRSSLQILESAGAHAADRATAR; this comes from the coding sequence ATGCGGATGACAGCCGCCGGCCGCTCGGCCGAGTACGTCGCCACGACCCCGGCCCCCGCACGGCGGGCCTACCGGCTGATCGCCGGCATCGACCGCTGGCCCCTGCTGTTCGCGCCCTGCCTGCACGTCGAACAGCTGGGCCCAGGCCCCGACGGCGGCGACCGCTTCCGGATGTGGGTGGCCTCCGGCGACGACGTGCGCGCCTGGACCTCTACGCGTCACGCCGACGAGCAGGCACTGCGGGTGACCTTCCGTCAGGAGCGGCCGAGCGCCCCGCTGTCCGCCGCCGAAGGCACCTGGCGCTTCGAACCGGACACCGCCGGCACCCGCATCACGCTCACCAACGCCTACACCCTCACCACCGCCGACGAGGCGACCGCGACGTTCCTCGCCGGCGCGCTCGAGCGCCACAACGCGGACGAGGTCGCCGCCGTGCGCTACTGGGCAGAGCGCCCCGAGGACCTCGACGACCTGATGTTCTCCCTGACCCAGGAGATCCTCCTCGACCTGCCCGCCGACACCGTCCACGACCTGCTGTGCCGCGGCGCGGGCCCCCGTGTTCGCCTGCCCGGGCGGCGCCTGGTCCTCAGCGGCCCCGCGGCGCCCGCGCCGCTGCGCGCGCACACCGCCACCTGGAGCGTCACCGACGACGGCGCCCGCAGCCGGGTCCTCGTCCGTCACGACGCGGCCCTCGACCCGGACGCCGCCGCCCTGGGCGGGGGCCCGGCGCGGGCCCGCGCCACCGCCGAAGAGCAGCTGCGCCGCAGCAGCCTTCAGATCCTGGAGAGCGCCGGTGCCCACGCCGCGGACCGGGCCACGGCCCGCTGA
- a CDS encoding activator-dependent family glycosyltransferase has translation MRVLFTVFPATAHVHPIVPLAWALQNAGHEVRVAIHPDTVRLVTEAGLPAVPLGSREVLADAVKWNDNFEMLDSLSDALSLDTGDAPQWERQWQGLTGMLRMFTPMVDDLVAFCRGWRPDLVVWDPFCVAAGVAARVTGAAHARFLWGQDNIGWLRGKSLERRDDRSGDPVDALMAPMLERYGLEYSEDLLLGQWTIDPMPKALRLPLPHRYEPIRRVPYNGSAVAPAWVHERPERPRVLLTLGIGGRGRQLFKAAGVSFPEVVDALAGLDVEVVATLHRAMLETVTRVPDNVRLTEYVPLAQILPSCSAIIHHGGGGTFAAATAAAVPQLIVPMPCWSEATTARFMAGRGAGLVVTTEEFDTELLRKQITRLLEEPAFGEGAQALRAEINQAPGPAEFVSVLEELTAEHRR, from the coding sequence ATGCGTGTTCTGTTCACCGTGTTCCCGGCCACGGCCCATGTGCATCCGATCGTTCCGCTCGCCTGGGCGCTGCAGAACGCGGGCCACGAGGTGCGGGTGGCCATCCACCCGGACACCGTGCGTCTGGTCACCGAGGCCGGACTGCCCGCGGTGCCGCTGGGCTCGCGGGAGGTGCTCGCCGACGCGGTGAAGTGGAACGACAACTTCGAGATGCTCGACAGCCTCAGCGACGCGCTGTCCCTGGACACGGGTGACGCCCCGCAGTGGGAGCGCCAGTGGCAGGGGCTGACCGGCATGCTGCGGATGTTCACGCCGATGGTGGACGACCTGGTGGCCTTCTGCCGCGGCTGGCGGCCCGACCTGGTGGTGTGGGACCCGTTCTGTGTGGCGGCGGGTGTCGCGGCGAGGGTGACGGGCGCGGCGCACGCGCGTTTCCTGTGGGGTCAGGACAACATCGGCTGGCTGCGCGGCAAGTCCCTCGAGCGGCGGGACGACCGGTCCGGCGACCCGGTGGACGCGCTGATGGCGCCGATGCTCGAACGCTACGGGCTGGAGTACTCGGAGGACCTGCTGCTCGGCCAGTGGACCATCGACCCGATGCCCAAGGCGCTGCGCCTGCCGCTCCCCCACCGCTACGAGCCGATCCGGCGGGTCCCCTACAACGGCAGCGCGGTGGCCCCGGCCTGGGTGCACGAGCGGCCTGAGCGGCCGCGGGTGCTGCTGACGCTGGGCATCGGCGGCCGCGGCCGTCAGCTGTTCAAGGCGGCCGGTGTCTCCTTCCCCGAGGTGGTCGACGCGCTGGCCGGCCTCGACGTCGAGGTGGTCGCCACGCTGCACCGAGCGATGCTGGAGACGGTGACCCGGGTGCCGGACAACGTCCGGCTGACGGAGTACGTGCCGCTGGCGCAGATCCTGCCGAGCTGCTCGGCGATCATCCACCACGGTGGCGGGGGGACGTTCGCGGCGGCCACGGCGGCCGCCGTGCCGCAGCTGATCGTGCCGATGCCGTGCTGGAGCGAGGCGACCACGGCCCGCTTCATGGCCGGCCGGGGCGCCGGACTGGTCGTCACCACCGAGGAGTTCGACACGGAGCTGCTGCGCAAGCAGATCACGCGGCTGCTGGAGGAGCCGGCGTTCGGCGAGGGCGCGCAGGCGCTGCGCGCGGAGATCAACCAGGCGCCCGGCCCGGCCGAGTTCGTGTCCGTGCTGGAGGAACTGACCGCGGAGCACCGCCGGTGA
- a CDS encoding Gfo/Idh/MocA family protein → MTAPAAGVLRFGVLGCADIARRRVLPAMAAAPDIELAAVASRSPARAAETARAHGARPVSGYERLLADPDVDALYIPLPAALHAVWVEAALEAGKHVLAEKPLTTDPARTRALLERARRRKLVLRENVMFVHHGQHRAVGAMVGDGVIGELRSLHAAFTIPSPADGDIRFDADLGGGALSDVGLYPVRAAVHLLGPGLRVAGAVLRDAAGRGVETSGAALLRRADGVSAQLTFGMDDAYRSRYELWGSEGRITVDRAFTPPAGHRPRIVVEDAAGARTVELAAEDQVAATLAAFTAAVRGGDTVPAGGELRDLLAQADLLAAIRRAAAT, encoded by the coding sequence GTGACGGCGCCTGCGGCGGGGGTGCTGCGGTTCGGGGTCCTCGGGTGCGCGGACATCGCGCGCCGCCGGGTGCTGCCCGCGATGGCGGCCGCGCCGGACATCGAACTCGCCGCGGTCGCCAGCCGTTCGCCCGCCCGGGCCGCCGAGACGGCCCGCGCCCACGGCGCCCGTCCGGTGAGCGGGTACGAGCGGCTGCTCGCCGACCCGGACGTGGACGCCCTCTACATCCCGCTGCCGGCGGCGCTGCACGCCGTCTGGGTGGAGGCGGCGCTCGAGGCGGGCAAGCACGTCCTGGCCGAGAAGCCGCTGACGACGGACCCGGCCCGCACCCGCGCGCTGCTGGAGCGGGCACGGCGGCGGAAGCTGGTGCTGCGGGAGAACGTGATGTTCGTGCACCACGGTCAGCACCGGGCGGTCGGCGCGATGGTCGGTGACGGTGTGATCGGCGAACTGCGGTCGTTGCACGCGGCGTTCACGATCCCCTCCCCCGCCGACGGGGACATCCGCTTCGACGCGGACCTGGGCGGCGGCGCGCTGTCGGACGTGGGCCTGTACCCGGTGCGGGCCGCGGTGCACCTGCTCGGCCCCGGCCTGCGGGTAGCGGGCGCGGTGCTGCGGGACGCAGCGGGCCGCGGTGTGGAGACCTCGGGCGCCGCGCTGCTGCGCCGCGCCGACGGGGTGAGCGCGCAGCTGACGTTCGGGATGGACGACGCGTACCGCTCGCGCTACGAACTGTGGGGCAGCGAGGGCCGCATCACGGTGGACCGCGCGTTCACCCCGCCGGCCGGTCACCGGCCCCGGATCGTGGTGGAGGACGCAGCCGGTGCCCGCACGGTCGAGCTTGCGGCCGAGGACCAGGTGGCGGCCACGCTCGCCGCGTTCACGGCGGCGGTCCGGGGCGGGGACACCGTGCCCGCCGGCGGGGAGCTGCGCGACCTGCTGGCGCAGGCCGACCTGCTGGCCGCGATCCGCCGCGCGGCGGCGACCTGA